Genomic segment of Bacteroidia bacterium:
GCCAGAGGTCGTGCCAGCTCCCGCAGGTTACCTTATCACCAAACCACTGGTGCGCCAGTTCATGCGCCATCAGTTCATAGGAAAAGTTTTGCATAAAGCTCATGGTTTGATGCTCCATGCCGCCTCCCCACCCAAATTGTGCATGTCCGTACTTCTCTTTTTCAAAAGGATAATCGCCAAAAAGCTCTATAAAAAGTTGCATAATGGGTATCAGTCGTGCTGTATTGACTTTGTATTCGGGATAAAACTCCGGATAGATATAATTCAGCACTTCGAGAGAATCTCCATTATCCAGCGGTACGTAATCCGAATAGAAAACATAGTCGGTCACCGCAATGGCCACCAGGTAAGTGGCGATCGGGTAGCGATGCTTCCAGTGATACACCATCCGGCCATTGACGGAATCTTCCCACGTCAGCAGGCCATTGGAGGCAGCCCTGTAGTCCATAGGCGTGGTAACGATAATGTCAATAGAATCTGCCTTATCGTCCAGCGTTTGTTTGCACGGCCACCAATCTTTTGCTCCATAGGGTTCACTCAGCGTCCAGATAATATGGCTCTGCCCGTGGAAATCCTGCACAAAAGAGCCGTGGCCCGTAGTGGGTGGAATCCCGTGATAATAAATGGTAAGCGAATCCTTCCCGGGAAATGGAAGTGGGCGCGGAGTAATATCAATTGTAAGCAGGTCATCGGCAGCGGAAAAAAAAGGCATAGGGCTTCCGTTATAATAAACAGAGTCGCACACGAGGGAATCCGAGAAGTTTAGGATAATAGGGCTGCCATTGCTTGCCTCATATTGATAAAAAACCGTCACAGCTCCTTGTATGAATTTCACTGCCGGGTCAATCTCTACCGCAAGTCGATAATATAACACATCGAAGTTATCTTGCTCCGGAGTTTTCTTAAAAGCCGCCCGCTGTTCAAATCCTTCCGTTTTAATGCGGTAATGCTCCCACAACGAAGAATCCAATTGAGCCGAAGCAGGAAAAGCAAAAGCGAGGCAAAGCAGCAGGGGAAAGTAAGCGTATTTCATAGGCTGAATTTAAGCTGCGAATTTGCGGGGAAATATCGTTCCAAAGGGGTATAGCTCCTTTCGCTATTGCTTGTCATCTTTCCATACTATTGGCTTTTTGCCAGGGCCGAATTAAGGTATGCGTAATTATTCCACCTTCAACAACTTCACAGTTTTAGAAAACCGGTCAGATGATATTCTGAGCGAATAAAAACCAGCATTAAGATTTCGCATAGGCCAGTCTTTTCAATTGATTAAAGGAAATTTTATTTCAGATTTTTTGGTACCCTGAATTTTTCAGCTTTTAGCCCTATGCTCTTTTTTCGGGAATTCTCCTTAGTTTAGCATTCTCAAATCTCTATCAGTAAAAGACATGAATCATCTGAAATCAAATCTTAAATTCTTGCGGAAACAGAAGGAACTGCGGCAGGAGGACCTTGCACGTAAAGTTAACGTGAGCCGGTCGCGGATTGGCGCGTATGAAGAAGGCCGGGCCGAACCCAAGCTGGTTACGCTTCAGAGTCTCGCTCATTTCTTTAAAGTTTCGCTGGACGACCTGCTGACCAAAAGCCTGGAAAACAATACGGAAAACCTCGCAGATCTGCACGAACGGGGTGATAACCTCCGGGTGCTGCCTGTGGTGGTAAACGACCGAAACGAGGAGCTAATATCCCTGGTACCCATTTCGGCAGCAGCAGGATACCCGCAATACATGGCTGATCCGGAATTTGTGGAGCGGCTGCCTAAATTCAGCCTGCCGGTAAATGAAATATCAGCCAACCGCACTTACCGCGCTTTTCAAATAAAGGGTGACAGCATGAAACCGCTGCCTTCAGGGGCCTACATTCTTGGAGAGTATGTGCAGAACTGGCGCGAGATCCGGGATGGCAAATGCTACGTGCTGATAACCCGCAATAACGGGCTGCTCTATAAGCGGGTAGATAACTACATTGCTGAAGATCGCAGCCTCATCCTCCGCTCAGACAATCTTCATTATGATGCATTTTCAATACCCGTAGAGGAGGTGCTGGAAGTTTGGAAGGCTATCGGTTTTTTGTCCTTCGAGCTGCCCGACCCGCGCCACGACAACCTCAGCCTCCAGCAACTCGCCAGTTCCCTCACCTCCCTCCAGCAAGAGGTGCAGGACTTGAAAAAGGTATAAAGACTTAAGCGCAATCACGTACTTCAACTACTTTCCCGGAATATGCACAGCTACTATTACAAACCCGATTGCCAGGACGCATATGCGCAGGGAAATAGCATGCACCTTCAACAGGATGCAACCTAAAAAATCTTCCCTACATTTGGCAACGAAGCCGGGGTTCATGTA
This window contains:
- a CDS encoding M1 family aminopeptidase — its product is MKYAYFPLLLCLAFAFPASAQLDSSLWEHYRIKTEGFEQRAAFKKTPEQDNFDVLYYRLAVEIDPAVKFIQGAVTVFYQYEASNGSPIILNFSDSLVCDSVYYNGSPMPFFSAADDLLTIDITPRPLPFPGKDSLTIYYHGIPPTTGHGSFVQDFHGQSHIIWTLSEPYGAKDWWPCKQTLDDKADSIDIIVTTPMDYRAASNGLLTWEDSVNGRMVYHWKHRYPIATYLVAIAVTDYVFYSDYVPLDNGDSLEVLNYIYPEFYPEYKVNTARLIPIMQLFIELFGDYPFEKEKYGHAQFGWGGGMEHQTMSFMQNFSYELMAHELAHQWFGDKVTCGSWHDLWLNEGFATYASGLCYERGMGDRNWHDWKQLMIDNITGSWHGSVYKYDTTFIWQLFDGRTTYNKGAMVLHMLRWVVGDEAFFDGIRNYLEDPELAYGFAITEDLRQHLEATSDTSLTEFFEDWIYGQGHPIYSVEWIQKREAVELTIRQRSSAWMVPFFEMPVPIQFAGKGRDTTVVFQHTYSGQQFSANIGFPVDSIIFDPDLWIVTDSTEITRLTDETLSPFRIYPNPAENVLQLDYQPQTLQPVRIEIFDSRGKQVLTGQYEVSELNPRFFTFGIQNLSPGLYIVRLQAGEEFYEQKLMKHSAR
- a CDS encoding helix-turn-helix domain-containing protein; amino-acid sequence: MRKQKELRQEDLARKVNVSRSRIGAYEEGRAEPKLVTLQSLAHFFKVSLDDLLTKSLENNTENLADLHERGDNLRVLPVVVNDRNEELISLVPISAAAGYPQYMADPEFVERLPKFSLPVNEISANRTYRAFQIKGDSMKPLPSGAYILGEYVQNWREIRDGKCYVLITRNNGLLYKRVDNYIAEDRSLILRSDNLHYDAFSIPVEEVLEVWKAIGFLSFELPDPRHDNLSLQQLASSLTSLQQEVQDLKKV